In Bombyx mori chromosome 11, ASM3026992v2, one genomic interval encodes:
- the LOC101745635 gene encoding cysteine synthase: MANNNSVDNEIKASALDLIGNTPIVALDRLHPGPGRILAKCEFMNPGASIKCRSSLCMIKKALASGELKPKEPVVEVTSGNQGCGLAVVCAVLGHPLTLAMSKGNSAQRAIHMEALGAKCVRVPQVEGTYGNVTLNDVKAVEEVGLRIVKETGAYYVNQFNNDANSESHYQTTGPEIWRQTGHRVDAFVATVGTAGTFTGTTRYLKEKNPDLKAYVVEPEGAQPIRGLPVIKPLHLLQGSGYGCVPNLFKREYMDGTLSVSDEEAMEYKKLIGEKEGLYVGYTSAANVAAAVKLLKSGQLPEDSWVVTMLNDTGLKYTPVPEEFT; this comes from the coding sequence ATGGCAAACAATAATAGCGTTGACAACGAAATCAAGGCATCAGCCTTGGATCTCATCGGCAATACGCCTATAGTAGCGCTCGATCGCCTTCACCCTGGCCCCGGAAGGATCTTGGCGAAATGTGAGTTCATGAACCCGGGAGCATCTATTAAGTGCCGGTCATCACTTTGCATGATCAAGAAAGCGTTGGCCTCTGGTGAACTGAAACCTAAAGAGCCAGTTGTGGAAGTGACATCGGGAAATCAAGGATGTGGGCTCGCCGTCGTGTGTGCTGTATTGGGTCATCCGCTAACGCTTGCCATGTCAAAAGGAAACAGTGCTCAAAGGGCCATACATATGGAGGCTCTCGGGGCCAAATGCGTAAGAGTTCCGCAAGTGGAAGGCACGTACGGAAACGTGACTTTGAACGATGTAAAAGCAGTGGAGGAAGTAGGCCTAAGAATTGTAAAGGAAACCGGCGCATATTATGTGAATCAGTTCAACAACGACGCCAACTCCGAGTCTCACTACCAAACCACAGGACCTGAGATATGGAGACAGACTGGACATCGTGTTGACGCATTTGTTGCTACTGTCGGTACCGCGGGCACTTTTACTGGAACTACAAGGTATTTAAAGGAAAAGAATCCAGATTTGAAGGCGTACGTTGTTGAACCTGAAGGCGCTCAACCAATAAGAGGACTGCCAGTCATAAAGCCCCTTCATCTCCTACAAGGGTCAGGTTACGGTTGCGTTCCGAATTTATTCAAACGTGAGTACATGGATGGCACCCTGAGCGTATCTGATGAGGAAGCGATGGAGTATAAAAAGCTGATTGGCGAGAAAGAAGGTTTATATGTGGGCTACACAAGTGCTGCTAATGTAGCAGCGGCCGTCAAGTTGCTGAAGTCTGGACAGTTGCCTGAGGATTCGTGGGTAGTCACCATGCTCAATGACACCGGCTTGAAATATACTCCAGTGCCTGAAGAGTTTACGTAA